In Zunongwangia profunda SM-A87, the following proteins share a genomic window:
- a CDS encoding coiled-coil domain-containing protein, which produces MKNDEYFEDLKKLNFDIAEPNSGHEDRFLEKLDRRHQNKHPKKGKLRKLWIPLSSIAAALIIVFFAFGKVFNTPAFAKETGLAAVSPQMKETQDFYSTLIERELKSIEGERSPQTNKIINDALVQLETLEKEYNKLKKDLLESGQDKRVIYAMINNFQKRIDLLNQVLDQIETIKQLNTQKNETNII; this is translated from the coding sequence ATGAAAAATGACGAATACTTTGAGGATCTGAAAAAATTGAACTTCGATATTGCTGAACCAAATTCAGGACACGAAGATCGATTTCTCGAAAAACTTGACCGGCGGCATCAAAACAAACATCCTAAAAAAGGAAAACTAAGAAAACTTTGGATCCCTCTAAGTAGCATAGCAGCCGCCCTTATCATAGTATTTTTTGCTTTTGGAAAGGTATTTAATACTCCTGCCTTTGCTAAGGAAACAGGCCTTGCTGCGGTATCCCCGCAAATGAAGGAAACACAGGATTTTTATAGTACACTTATCGAAAGGGAACTTAAATCTATCGAAGGAGAGCGCAGCCCACAAACCAATAAAATCATTAACGATGCCTTGGTGCAACTAGAAACCTTAGAAAAAGAATACAATAAACTAAAAAAAGACCTTTTAGAAAGTGGGCAGGATAAACGCGTAATCTACGCCATGATTAACAACTTTCAAAAAAGAATTGACCTGTTAAATCAGGTACTGGACCAAATTGAAACGATAAAACAACTAAACACACAAAAAAATGAAACTAACATTATATAA
- a CDS encoding RNA polymerase sigma factor gives MQSTITHINNLVNDCRLGNQRAQMEIYNRYYRAMYNTALRIVHHSAEAEDIMQESFLSAFEKIDQFKAEASFGAWLKRIVVNNSINAHSKRSKYEEVSYKDYLKNEIDDNEGITTTDTQNQKVKMVLNAMQELKENYRICLTLHLIEGYDYEEIGDILNISYANCRTTISRAKESLRKKMMKDEK, from the coding sequence TTGCAATCAACCATCACACATATTAACAATCTTGTAAATGACTGCCGTCTGGGTAACCAACGCGCCCAAATGGAGATTTACAACAGGTATTACAGGGCCATGTATAATACCGCATTAAGAATCGTTCATCACAGCGCCGAGGCAGAAGATATTATGCAAGAGTCTTTTTTAAGTGCTTTCGAAAAAATTGATCAGTTTAAAGCTGAAGCTTCTTTTGGTGCCTGGCTAAAGCGAATTGTGGTAAATAACAGCATTAATGCACACAGTAAAAGATCGAAATACGAAGAAGTAAGCTACAAGGATTATCTTAAAAACGAAATAGACGATAATGAAGGAATAACTACTACTGATACTCAAAATCAAAAAGTGAAAATGGTTTTAAACGCCATGCAAGAACTAAAGGAGAATTACAGGATTTGCCTAACACTTCATTTAATTGAAGGTTATGATTATGAAGAAATAGGCGATATTTTAAATATCTCTTATGCCAATTGTAGGACGACCATCTCGCGAGCTAAAGAAAGTTTAAGAAAAAAAATGATGAAAGATGAAAAATGA
- the lon gene encoding endopeptidase La, with product MAKTKFTDIDSLSLQGINEDAELIPLMTPEDEEEINREKLPENLPILPLRNTVLFPGVVIPITAGRDASIKLINEANNNEKIIGVVSQKDEEVENPGIKDINNIGVVARILRVLKMPDGNTTVIIQGKKRFNISEITQEEPFLRANVEEIPETKPDVQNEEFGAIIDAIKDLALQIIKSSPNIPSEASFAIKNIESNSFLINFVSSNMNLSVEEKQNLLATNDLKERALATLKFMNIENQKLALKNDIQSKVQSDMSQQQREYFLHQQMKTIQEELGGVSHEDEIEEMRVRAKDKKWSEDVQKHFEKELSKMQRMNPQVAEYSIQRNYLDLFLDLPWDEFSKDKFDLKRAKKILDRDHYGLDDVKRRIIEYLAVLKLRNDMKSPILCLYGPPGVGKTSLGKSVAEALGREYVRISLGGLRDEAEIRGHRKTYIGAMPGRIIQSLKKAGTSNPVFVLDEIDKLSIGNAGDPSSALLEVLDPEQNSEFHDNFLELGFDLSKVMFIATCNSLNTIQPALRDRMEIINVTGYTIEEKIEIAKRHLLPKQLKEHGLTKDDLKIGKAQLEKIVEGYTRESGVRALEKQIAKVVRYGAKSIAMEEDYNKKITNEDIIEILGSPRLERDKYENNEVAGVVTGLAWTQVGGDILFIESILSKGKGNLNITGNLGKVMKESATIAMEYIKSNAEELGIEAGIFEKYNVHIHVPEGATPKDGPSAGITMLTSLVSLFTQRKVKKSIAMTGEITLRGKVLPVGGIKEKILAAKRARIKELILCKENERDIKEIKDEYLKGLTFHYVNEMSEVIDIAITNEKVKNAKEL from the coding sequence ATGGCTAAAACAAAATTCACGGATATTGACAGTTTGTCATTACAAGGTATAAATGAAGATGCAGAGTTGATACCGTTAATGACGCCTGAAGATGAAGAGGAAATAAACAGAGAAAAATTACCTGAAAATTTACCAATATTACCTTTAAGGAACACGGTGCTCTTTCCGGGAGTAGTAATCCCAATTACTGCAGGAAGAGATGCTTCGATTAAATTAATTAACGAGGCGAACAATAATGAAAAAATTATTGGTGTTGTCTCCCAAAAAGATGAAGAAGTAGAAAATCCCGGTATTAAAGATATTAATAATATTGGTGTAGTAGCCCGTATTCTAAGGGTTTTAAAAATGCCCGATGGAAATACAACGGTGATTATACAAGGTAAAAAACGTTTTAATATTTCTGAAATAACGCAGGAGGAGCCGTTTCTAAGAGCAAATGTTGAAGAAATTCCTGAAACGAAGCCGGATGTTCAAAATGAAGAATTTGGAGCTATAATCGATGCAATCAAAGATTTGGCGCTTCAGATTATTAAAAGTAGTCCTAACATTCCCTCTGAAGCTTCTTTTGCAATTAAGAATATCGAGAGTAATTCGTTCTTAATCAATTTTGTTTCTTCTAATATGAATCTATCGGTAGAGGAGAAACAAAATCTTTTAGCGACTAATGACCTTAAAGAAAGGGCTTTGGCTACGCTTAAATTTATGAATATCGAAAACCAAAAACTTGCGTTGAAAAACGATATTCAGTCGAAGGTGCAAAGCGATATGAGCCAGCAACAGCGTGAATATTTTCTTCATCAGCAGATGAAAACCATTCAGGAAGAATTGGGTGGCGTTTCTCATGAAGATGAAATTGAAGAAATGCGTGTTCGTGCCAAGGATAAAAAATGGAGTGAAGATGTACAAAAGCATTTTGAAAAAGAACTTTCCAAAATGCAACGTATGAATCCCCAGGTAGCTGAATATTCTATTCAACGTAACTATCTGGATTTATTTTTAGATCTTCCCTGGGATGAATTTAGTAAAGATAAATTTGATCTTAAACGTGCTAAGAAAATTTTAGATCGTGATCATTACGGTTTAGATGATGTAAAAAGAAGAATTATAGAATATCTGGCAGTATTAAAATTGCGTAACGATATGAAGTCTCCTATTCTTTGTCTTTATGGGCCTCCCGGAGTTGGTAAAACAAGTTTAGGAAAATCTGTAGCAGAGGCTTTAGGTCGTGAATATGTTCGAATTTCTTTAGGTGGTTTAAGAGACGAAGCTGAAATTAGAGGGCATCGTAAAACCTATATTGGTGCGATGCCGGGAAGGATTATACAGAGTCTTAAAAAAGCAGGAACCAGTAATCCAGTTTTTGTATTGGATGAAATTGATAAGCTAAGCATTGGGAATGCCGGCGATCCATCTTCAGCCTTATTAGAAGTTTTAGATCCCGAACAGAATAGCGAATTTCACGATAACTTTTTAGAATTAGGTTTCGATCTGTCTAAAGTGATGTTCATTGCTACTTGTAATAGTTTAAATACTATTCAGCCTGCATTACGTGATCGTATGGAGATCATTAATGTTACGGGGTATACTATTGAAGAGAAGATTGAGATTGCTAAAAGGCATTTACTTCCGAAGCAATTAAAAGAGCATGGATTAACGAAAGACGATCTTAAAATTGGTAAAGCACAGCTTGAAAAAATAGTGGAAGGCTATACTCGTGAATCTGGAGTTCGAGCTTTAGAAAAACAGATCGCTAAAGTAGTACGCTATGGTGCAAAAAGTATCGCCATGGAAGAGGATTATAATAAAAAAATAACGAACGAAGATATTATCGAAATTTTAGGTAGTCCTCGTTTAGAGCGTGATAAATATGAGAATAATGAGGTTGCCGGAGTGGTAACCGGATTGGCCTGGACGCAGGTGGGGGGTGATATTCTCTTTATCGAATCGATTTTATCCAAAGGAAAAGGCAATTTAAATATTACTGGAAACCTGGGTAAAGTGATGAAAGAGTCGGCAACCATTGCCATGGAGTATATTAAATCTAACGCGGAAGAATTAGGTATAGAAGCCGGTATTTTTGAGAAATATAACGTACATATTCACGTACCTGAAGGAGCTACACCTAAAGATGGGCCTAGTGCAGGTATTACGATGTTAACATCTTTAGTTTCTTTATTCACTCAGAGAAAGGTAAAGAAAAGTATAGCTATGACCGGTGAGATAACTTTAAGAGGAAAAGTGCTTCCGGTTGGTGGTATTAAAGAGAAAATCCTTGCAGCTAAAAGAGCCAGAATAAAAGAGCTTATTCTGTGTAAAGAGAACGAACGTGATATTAAAGAAATTAAAGACGAATATTTAAAAGGTCTTACGTTTCATTATGTAAACGAAATGAGTGAGGTTATTGATATTGCGATCACTAATGAAAAGGTGAAAAACGCAAAGGAGTTGTGA
- the cmk gene encoding (d)CMP kinase: MTKKITIAIDGHSSTGKSTVAKQLAKKLGYIYVDTGAMYRAVTLYAMRKVMVTDDKLDEEALLRHLAFISIKFEFDKDLGYGVVHLNNENVEEEIRLMEVSNNVSKVAAIPQVRKMLVAQQQEIGKEGGVVMDGRDIGTVVFPNAELKLFMTASAEKRAERRYNELKQKGNDVSYEEVLKNVEERDHLDSTRETSPLVKAQDAIEIDNTNLSKEEQFDKILSLVKEKTDA, translated from the coding sequence ATGACTAAAAAAATTACTATTGCCATCGATGGGCATTCTTCAACAGGAAAAAGTACAGTTGCAAAGCAATTAGCTAAAAAGCTAGGTTATATATATGTAGATACCGGCGCTATGTATCGTGCAGTAACGCTGTATGCTATGCGTAAGGTAATGGTAACAGATGATAAATTAGATGAGGAAGCTTTGTTAAGGCATTTAGCTTTTATTAGTATTAAATTTGAGTTTGATAAGGATCTTGGGTATGGTGTAGTACATTTAAATAATGAAAATGTGGAAGAGGAAATCCGATTGATGGAAGTTTCTAATAATGTGAGCAAAGTCGCGGCGATTCCCCAGGTTCGTAAAATGTTAGTAGCACAGCAGCAAGAAATAGGGAAAGAAGGAGGTGTGGTTATGGATGGCCGTGATATTGGCACTGTGGTATTTCCTAATGCAGAATTAAAGTTGTTTATGACCGCTTCTGCGGAAAAAAGAGCTGAGCGTCGTTACAATGAACTAAAACAAAAAGGAAACGATGTTAGTTACGAAGAAGTACTCAAAAATGTGGAAGAACGTGATCATTTAGATTCTACCCGGGAAACGTCTCCATTAGTTAAAGCTCAAGATGCTATCGAGATCGATAATACTAATCTTAGCAAAGAGGAGCAATTCGACAAGATTCTTAGTTTGGTAAAAGAAAAAACTGACGCCTAA
- a CDS encoding MFS transporter: MAKVDNASEEGISKSVLYLMSAGAGLVVANNYYNQPLLNLIAKDFGVSESAVSNIPLFTQLGYAFGLLFIIPLGDKFPRKKMVMIDFIFIIASLLVMALAPSLPVLTISGFFVGFSCVVPQVFVPMAAQLAKPEKRGSAIGIVMSGLLIGILGSRFVSGFVGEYLGWRVMYYIAAGMMLVLWGLLKLKLPELQPDFTGTYKELMQSLWDYFKTESSVRLAALRGALGFAGFSAFWTTLVFLMEDNFSYGSGIAGTFGILGIAGALAASLIGKLSDTMNKNLLIIIATLVMILAWAVFEFSGYSIIGLVIGVILVDMGLQSLHITNQNIIFSRNPDARNRINTIYMVGYFIGGALGTTTGAYAWELFQWRGVASLGLIYSVLILVFHLLFRKPMPDEN; this comes from the coding sequence ATGGCCAAAGTTGATAATGCTTCTGAAGAGGGAATTAGTAAATCGGTACTTTATTTAATGTCGGCCGGTGCAGGTTTAGTAGTGGCCAACAATTACTATAATCAGCCTTTATTAAATTTAATAGCCAAAGATTTTGGGGTATCAGAGTCAGCCGTAAGTAATATTCCGCTTTTTACACAATTGGGATATGCCTTTGGATTACTGTTTATTATTCCATTAGGTGATAAATTTCCTCGGAAAAAAATGGTAATGATTGATTTTATATTTATCATCGCAAGTCTTTTAGTGATGGCTTTAGCTCCAAGCTTACCAGTGCTTACCATATCTGGCTTTTTTGTAGGTTTTAGTTGTGTGGTACCACAGGTGTTTGTGCCAATGGCGGCGCAGTTAGCAAAACCAGAAAAGAGGGGTAGTGCCATTGGAATCGTAATGAGTGGATTGCTGATAGGGATACTGGGAAGCCGATTTGTAAGTGGTTTTGTGGGAGAATATTTGGGCTGGCGTGTGATGTATTATATTGCAGCTGGAATGATGCTAGTTTTATGGGGATTATTAAAATTGAAATTACCCGAATTACAACCCGATTTTACAGGAACCTATAAAGAACTTATGCAATCTTTATGGGATTATTTTAAAACCGAATCTTCTGTACGATTAGCTGCGCTTCGTGGCGCTTTAGGTTTTGCTGGTTTTAGCGCTTTCTGGACTACTCTGGTTTTTCTTATGGAAGATAATTTTAGTTACGGAAGCGGGATAGCGGGTACCTTTGGTATATTGGGAATTGCTGGCGCCTTAGCCGCAAGCTTAATTGGTAAATTAAGCGATACAATGAATAAAAACCTATTGATCATTATTGCCACTTTAGTCATGATACTTGCCTGGGCAGTTTTTGAATTTTCGGGATATTCAATTATTGGGTTAGTTATAGGAGTGATTTTGGTTGATATGGGGTTACAGTCCTTACATATCACCAATCAAAATATTATCTTTTCCAGAAATCCTGATGCACGCAACAGGATTAATACCATATACATGGTGGGGTACTTTATTGGAGGTGCTTTGGGAACAACTACCGGGGCTTATGCATGGGAACTTTTTCAGTGGAGGGGTGTAGCTTCTTTGGGTTTGATTTACAGTGTTTTGATACTTGTTTTTCATCTTCTTTTTCGAAAACCTATGCCTGATGAAAATTAA
- the rpsA gene encoding 30S ribosomal protein S1 yields MAEEQKEQEVQEVAGMATASQPEVEEQQANPDKFLKEFNWHNYEEGIDPIADDKLEEFEKLVEENFVDTLDDEVVTGKVINITDRDAIIDINAKSEGVISLNEFRYNPDLKVGDEVEVLIDVREDATGQLVLSHRKARVIMAWDRVNKAHDEGLIVNGFVKCRTKGGMIVDVFGIEAFLPGSQIDVKPIRDYDAYVGKTMEFKVVKINHEFKNVVVSHKALIEADIEEQKKEIIGQLEKGQVLEGTVKNITSYGVFVDLGGVDGLIHITDLSWSRINHPNEIVELDQKLNVVILDFDEAKTRIQLGLKQLHKHPWEALDEELKVGDKVKGKVVVIADYGAFIEVAEGVEGLIHVSEMSWSTHLRSAQDFVNVGDEVEAQILTLDRDDRKMSLGIKQLTPDPWTDITSKYPVGSKHTGVVRNFTNFGVFVELEEGIDGLIYISDLSWTKKIKHPSEFCNVGDKLDVVVLELDVEGRKLSLGHKQIEDNPWDKYETEFAVGTTHTAAISEIVDKGATIDFNEDITAFVPQRHLEKEDGSKLKKGETAEFQIIEFNKEFKRVVASHAAIHREEEQKIVKQAAKKAASQNNDKTTIGDVNADLQALKDKMEGK; encoded by the coding sequence ATGGCTGAAGAACAAAAAGAACAAGAAGTTCAGGAAGTAGCAGGAATGGCTACAGCATCTCAACCAGAAGTAGAGGAGCAACAAGCTAATCCTGACAAATTCCTTAAAGAATTTAACTGGCATAATTACGAAGAGGGTATTGACCCTATCGCAGATGATAAGCTGGAAGAATTCGAAAAGTTAGTAGAAGAAAATTTCGTAGACACTCTTGATGATGAGGTTGTAACAGGAAAAGTAATCAATATTACTGATCGTGATGCAATTATCGACATTAACGCAAAAAGTGAAGGTGTAATCTCTCTTAACGAGTTTCGTTACAACCCAGATCTTAAAGTAGGGGATGAGGTAGAAGTTTTAATCGACGTTAGAGAAGATGCTACCGGTCAGTTAGTACTTTCTCATCGTAAGGCTCGTGTGATTATGGCATGGGATCGTGTGAACAAAGCACATGATGAAGGTCTTATCGTTAACGGTTTTGTTAAGTGTCGTACTAAAGGTGGTATGATCGTAGATGTATTTGGTATCGAAGCTTTCTTACCAGGTTCTCAAATCGATGTGAAGCCAATTAGAGATTACGATGCTTATGTAGGTAAAACAATGGAATTTAAAGTGGTGAAAATCAACCACGAATTCAAAAACGTTGTGGTATCTCATAAAGCACTTATCGAAGCTGATATTGAAGAGCAGAAGAAAGAAATTATTGGTCAATTAGAAAAAGGTCAGGTATTAGAAGGTACTGTTAAGAATATTACTTCTTACGGTGTATTCGTTGATCTTGGTGGTGTTGACGGACTTATCCACATTACTGATCTTTCTTGGTCTAGAATTAACCATCCAAACGAGATCGTAGAGCTAGATCAAAAACTTAACGTTGTAATCTTAGACTTTGATGAGGCTAAAACAAGAATTCAGTTAGGTCTTAAGCAATTACATAAACACCCATGGGAAGCTCTGGACGAAGAGTTAAAAGTAGGTGACAAAGTAAAAGGTAAAGTAGTTGTAATCGCAGATTACGGTGCATTTATCGAAGTTGCTGAAGGTGTAGAAGGATTGATTCACGTTTCTGAAATGTCCTGGAGTACGCACCTAAGATCTGCTCAGGATTTCGTAAATGTAGGAGACGAGGTTGAAGCTCAAATCCTTACTTTAGATCGTGACGATCGTAAAATGTCTCTTGGAATTAAGCAATTAACTCCAGACCCATGGACAGATATCACTTCTAAATATCCTGTTGGATCTAAGCATACAGGTGTAGTTCGTAACTTTACTAACTTTGGAGTATTTGTAGAGTTAGAAGAAGGAATCGACGGACTTATCTATATCTCTGATCTTTCTTGGACTAAGAAGATTAAGCACCCATCAGAGTTCTGTAATGTTGGTGATAAATTAGATGTTGTAGTATTAGAATTAGATGTTGAAGGACGTAAGCTTAGTTTAGGTCACAAACAAATAGAAGATAACCCTTGGGATAAATACGAAACTGAATTTGCCGTAGGTACAACTCATACTGCTGCAATTTCTGAAATCGTAGACAAAGGAGCTACTATTGATTTTAATGAAGATATTACTGCATTTGTACCACAAAGACACCTTGAAAAAGAAGACGGAAGTAAACTTAAGAAAGGTGAAACTGCAGAATTCCAAATCATTGAATTTAATAAAGAGTTTAAACGTGTTGTAGCATCTCACGCTGCTATCCACAGAGAAGAAGAGCAAAAAATCGTTAAGCAAGCTGCTAAAAAAGCCGCTTCTCAAAATAACGATAAAACCACTATTGGTGATGTAAATGCAGATCTTCAGGCTCTTAAAGATAAAATGGAAGGAAAATAA
- a CDS encoding response regulator, whose protein sequence is MKKIDLACIIDDDPIFIFSAKKLMELADFCKGFIVFHNGKEALNHLNTIISSNEELPDVILLDLNMPVMDGWEFLEEFIKIKSEKAITIYIVSSSIDPSDINKAKSYHNVNNYIVKPVTIDSLKSVLQNHQN, encoded by the coding sequence ATGAAAAAAATTGATCTTGCCTGTATTATAGATGATGACCCTATATTCATTTTTAGTGCAAAAAAATTAATGGAATTAGCAGATTTCTGTAAAGGTTTTATCGTTTTTCATAATGGCAAAGAAGCTTTAAATCATTTAAATACGATAATTTCCAGTAATGAGGAATTACCAGACGTAATATTACTTGATCTTAATATGCCAGTAATGGACGGATGGGAGTTTCTAGAAGAATTTATAAAAATTAAAAGTGAAAAAGCAATTACCATCTATATAGTAAGTTCTTCCATTGATCCCAGTGATATAAACAAAGCAAAATCATACCACAACGTAAACAATTATATTGTAAAACCGGTCACCATAGATAGTTTAAAAAGTGTACTTCAAAATCACCAAAATTAA
- a CDS encoding PAS domain S-box protein, with the protein MRSTYTQITPIKENSSYLYDELYSAITKDKSYFDFIQQYALDGLFIIDIQKDYFFCAPKLLELLGYNTSSQDNWTWKDIVYSKDQDQFNKVIASIDGYNQPEKKITFRFVHSHKYTLWLECAIITFTNLSLEKRILVAVKDVTKFKKPDLHLHEQVKRYEHVLDGTGIGAWEWNIQTGETIFSKQWAKILGYKLEELQPTSVDTWHRFANPDDAENCQKILNEHFAGNTNVYRTEARMRHKKGHWVWVADRGKVVSWTADGKPEWMTGYHEEITQQKKETERSQKFIEEAPTSIAMFDTEMRYIVTSKKWKQDYHVEDIDLINKHHYDIFPDVKEEWKAIHLLGLEGNSMHSEEDEFIDRFGKQRYIKWSMRPWYTNEQKIGGIIIHTSDITEVKELERISEGRKQFLETVLESLEVGIVSCNAKGELEIFNRKTREWYGLPVTTMNPDKFPEYYGLYHEDGKTRLTTAEIPLFQLLKHDYISNPNIKIKPKYGQDRLISVRGSQIRDKNGAIIGAVIAMHDITAFKKAQEKLRLSEETFRGNFENAAIGMAICDLNARPLKVNKSLCSILNYTQKDLLEKSLFKLVDQKDLKRLHTLIKELVNKKQDHFHVEVRFLSNKNEKIYVLIFASLITDSNGEPLLITMQIKNISLRKLAQQQLNKTLAHQKALLDSSTKISFVATDKKGVITDFNQGAQNLLGYKAENIKNESVLLFHDPKELHQKTEYLNKKSSIKFTSFEALVLEAKKRKSTIQELNYVDINKNEIPVLLTITPILQDEQLIGYLHAALEITDLKKAQNEILNLLEVTKDQNQRLRNFAHIVSHNLRSHSSNFSALLDLFKMEHPELNENQIIQLLGTASENLEETIEHLNEVVVINTLVKENLNPLNLHDFVENAVKNTSALAMKAAVKIKFEIDKKVNILGIPAYLDSILLNFITNGIKYRSLERESFIKLYTQSNLASGETILNIEDNGLGIDLKRHKHKIFGMYNTFHKHEDARGIGLFITKNQIEAIGGKIEVESEVNKGTLFKIYLKNEKN; encoded by the coding sequence ATGCGTTCTACATATACCCAAATCACCCCTATAAAAGAGAATAGTTCTTATCTCTATGATGAGTTATACTCAGCAATTACAAAAGATAAGTCTTATTTCGATTTTATTCAGCAATACGCTCTTGATGGACTTTTTATCATAGATATCCAAAAAGATTATTTTTTTTGCGCTCCTAAACTTCTGGAATTACTTGGATATAACACTTCTTCTCAAGACAATTGGACTTGGAAAGACATTGTTTATAGCAAAGATCAAGACCAATTCAATAAGGTCATCGCCTCCATAGATGGTTATAATCAACCAGAGAAAAAAATAACCTTTAGATTTGTTCATAGCCACAAGTACACGCTATGGCTGGAATGTGCTATTATTACCTTTACTAATCTTTCTTTAGAAAAAAGAATACTAGTGGCAGTAAAAGACGTTACTAAATTTAAGAAGCCAGATCTTCATTTACATGAGCAGGTTAAACGCTATGAACATGTTTTAGACGGAACTGGTATTGGTGCATGGGAATGGAACATTCAAACTGGAGAGACCATCTTTAGCAAACAATGGGCAAAAATTTTAGGTTACAAACTTGAAGAATTACAACCAACTTCGGTGGATACCTGGCATAGATTTGCAAATCCCGATGACGCTGAAAACTGCCAGAAAATTTTAAATGAACATTTTGCCGGAAACACAAATGTATACAGGACCGAAGCAAGAATGCGCCATAAAAAAGGACACTGGGTTTGGGTTGCAGACCGTGGTAAAGTAGTAAGCTGGACAGCAGATGGAAAACCTGAATGGATGACGGGATATCATGAAGAAATCACACAGCAAAAAAAAGAAACAGAAAGGAGTCAAAAATTTATTGAAGAAGCGCCTACATCTATTGCCATGTTCGATACTGAAATGCGCTATATCGTTACCTCTAAAAAATGGAAGCAGGATTACCATGTAGAAGATATAGATCTTATTAATAAACATCATTATGATATTTTTCCTGACGTAAAGGAAGAATGGAAGGCTATACATCTTCTGGGGCTTGAAGGAAATTCGATGCATAGCGAAGAAGATGAGTTTATTGATCGATTTGGGAAACAGCGATATATAAAATGGTCGATGAGACCCTGGTACACTAATGAGCAAAAAATAGGTGGAATTATAATTCATACCAGTGATATTACGGAGGTTAAGGAACTTGAACGCATTAGTGAAGGTCGCAAGCAATTTTTAGAAACAGTTTTGGAATCCTTAGAAGTTGGTATCGTTTCCTGTAACGCAAAGGGAGAACTAGAAATTTTTAACCGAAAGACAAGAGAATGGTATGGATTACCTGTCACAACTATGAATCCTGATAAATTTCCGGAATATTATGGTCTGTATCATGAGGATGGTAAAACACGGCTTACTACTGCTGAAATTCCTTTATTTCAATTGTTAAAGCATGACTATATTAGTAATCCTAATATAAAAATTAAACCTAAGTACGGTCAAGATAGATTAATATCTGTACGTGGTTCACAAATCAGGGATAAAAATGGTGCGATTATAGGTGCTGTTATAGCCATGCACGATATCACTGCATTCAAAAAAGCTCAGGAAAAATTAAGATTAAGCGAAGAAACTTTTCGAGGAAATTTTGAAAACGCCGCCATCGGTATGGCCATCTGTGATCTTAATGCAAGACCTCTTAAAGTCAATAAAAGCCTTTGTTCCATATTAAATTACACTCAGAAGGATCTTTTAGAAAAGTCCCTTTTTAAACTCGTAGATCAAAAAGATTTAAAGCGATTACATACACTCATAAAAGAATTAGTAAATAAAAAACAAGATCATTTTCATGTTGAAGTTCGGTTTTTATCCAATAAAAATGAAAAAATATATGTGCTAATTTTTGCATCCCTGATCACAGATAGTAATGGTGAGCCACTATTAATTACGATGCAAATAAAGAATATCAGCCTTAGGAAATTAGCGCAGCAACAGCTAAATAAAACGCTAGCGCATCAAAAGGCCTTATTAGACTCAAGTACAAAAATTAGTTTTGTTGCTACCGATAAAAAAGGTGTAATTACCGATTTTAATCAGGGAGCCCAAAATCTTTTAGGATATAAAGCTGAAAATATTAAAAATGAAAGTGTCTTACTCTTTCATGATCCTAAAGAACTACACCAAAAAACTGAATATTTAAATAAAAAATCCTCTATAAAATTCACCAGTTTTGAGGCCTTGGTTCTTGAAGCGAAAAAGAGAAAAAGCACTATACAGGAGTTGAATTACGTAGACATTAATAAAAATGAAATTCCGGTTTTATTAACGATAACACCAATTTTACAAGATGAGCAATTAATTGGCTATTTACATGCAGCTCTTGAAATAACGGATTTAAAGAAAGCTCAAAACGAGATATTAAATCTTTTAGAAGTCACTAAGGATCAAAACCAACGATTAAGAAATTTTGCCCATATTGTATCTCATAATTTAAGAAGTCATTCTAGTAATTTTTCAGCTCTATTGGATCTTTTTAAAATGGAACACCCTGAGCTAAATGAAAATCAAATCATACAACTTTTGGGAACAGCTAGTGAAAACCTAGAGGAAACTATAGAGCATCTTAATGAAGTAGTAGTTATAAATACACTAGTAAAAGAAAATCTAAATCCCTTGAATTTACATGATTTTGTAGAAAATGCTGTAAAAAACACCAGTGCCCTGGCCATGAAAGCAGCGGTAAAAATAAAATTTGAAATTGATAAAAAAGTTAACATACTTGGTATCCCTGCATATTTAGATAGTATACTACTTAATTTTATTACTAACGGAATTAAGTATCGATCCTTAGAACGAGAGAGTTTTATTAAATTGTATACTCAATCCAATTTGGCAAGTGGTGAAACTATTCTAAATATTGAAGATAATGGCTTAGGAATTGATTTAAAGCGCCACAAACATAAAATTTTTGGAATGTACAATACATTTCATAAGCATGAAGATGCCAGAGGGATTGGACTTTTTATTACAAAAAACCAAATTGAAGCCATAGGTGGAAAAATAGAAGTAGAAAGTGAAGTAAACAAAGGCACCCTGTTTAAAATCTATTTAAAAAATGAAAAAAATTGA